One part of the Tachysurus vachellii isolate PV-2020 chromosome 6, HZAU_Pvac_v1, whole genome shotgun sequence genome encodes these proteins:
- the LOC132846779 gene encoding LOW QUALITY PROTEIN: uncharacterized protein LOC132846779 (The sequence of the model RefSeq protein was modified relative to this genomic sequence to represent the inferred CDS: inserted 7 bases in 4 codons; substituted 3 bases at 3 genomic stop codons), whose product MESRTHNIIWEYQDSDYASVQKLYXGFREHEGAVCVLSLKQLWVQTLLLRLFILFPFLFSSLLVSFFXVFPTQGRQLSLSENLQDNXASYVHPGQGSWLSLTGTKAILPCXDPFGAWELKLISVRKGFRPCRSTRXTALXFAAKVERVLLFTSMMQSXKLYHNLESHKEEEFVWPSLCGRLINFLLFKYAYNLRTV is encoded by the exons ATGGAATCTAGGACACATA ACATTATCTGGGAGTATCAAGATTCGGACTATGCTTCTGTGCAAAAGTTGTA AGGtttcagagagcatgaaggagCTGTATGTGTCCTAAGCCTGAAACAGCTCTGGGTTCAGACTCTGCTGCTCAGACTATTTATTCTCTTCCCATTCCTGTTCAGCTCTCTTCTGGTCTCCTTTTT TGTATTCCCCACACAGGGAAGACAACTCAGTCTCAGCGAAAACCTGCAGGATAATTGAGCATCCTACGTACACCCGGGTCAGGGCAGCTGGTTATCCTTAACAGGAACAAAGGCAATATTACCCT GAGACCCTTTTGGTGCATGGGAGCTGAAACTCATCTCAGTGAGAAAGGGATTTCGGCCTTGCCGAAGCACTCGTTAGACCGCCCTGTAGTTTGCTGCTAAAGTAGAGAGGGTGTTATTGTTCACTTCTATGATGCAGTC GAAACTCTACCACAACCTGGAATCCCACAAGGAGGAGGAGTTTGTTTGGCCATCACTTTGTGGCAGGCTCATCAACTtccttttgtttaaatatgcaTATAATCTTAGGACTGTTTAG
- the nat8 gene encoding probable N-acetyltransferase camello yields MAEVQIRRYEDDDEEDVKEIFTLGMSEHVPSSCMHVLKQPPTQMLLACVFCALLASSKSILLPILAVTLLLAAGRQGISYMFSRYIQVSLRKDLNNIRDTYLETPNSCFWVAECQGRVVGTVACLPAERNEGCLELKRMSVKHSHRGMGIAKSLCRTVTDFAQLKGFPAVVLYTSVVQTDAHKLYENVGYKKIREFVVPELVAKITNFTLLEYRLDLQRPGN; encoded by the coding sequence ATGGCAGAAGTGCAGATTCGTCGctatgaggatgatgatgaagaagatgtgAAGGAGATCTTCACCCTTGGAATGAGCGAGCATGTGCCATCCTCTTGCATGCATGTACTGAAACAGCCACCCACCCAGATGTTGCTagcatgtgttttctgtgcacTTCTGGCTAGCTCTAAGTCCATCTTGCTGCCCATCCTGGCTGTTACCCTGCTGCTTGCTGCAGGGCGCCAGGGAATCAGTTACATGTTCTCCAGATACATCCAAGTTTCCTTGCGTAAAGACCTTAACAATATCCGGGACACGTACCTAGAAACGCCCAACTCCTGCTTTTGGGTGGCCGAGTGCCAGGGTCGAGtggtgggcacggtggcatGTCTCCCTGCAGAGCGCAATGAGGGCTGCCTGGAGCTGAAGCGCATGTCAGTGAAGCACTCACACCGTGGCATGGGCATTGCTAAATCCCTGTGCCGTACTGTCACTGATTTTGCTCAGCTGAAGGGCTTTCCAGCTGTAGTACTCTATACTTCAGTTGTCCAGACAGATGCTCATAAGCTATACGAGAACGTGGGTTACAAGAAGATCCGAGAGTTTGTTGTGCCAGAGTTGGTTGCCAAGATCACTAACTTTACTTTACTTGAGTACAGGCTTGACCTACAGCGGCCTGGAAACTAA